In Peromyscus eremicus unplaced genomic scaffold, PerEre_H2_v1 PerEre#2#unplaced_105, whole genome shotgun sequence, the DNA window ggacaggctccaaatctgcatggagaaaccctgtcttaacaaaaaaaaaacaaaaacactgaaagatgagtattgtagccaggcctgttagagattaggacaataggataTACATTtattcaccaggattgtccagacactTGACtgcaaaccattacaaaggagccacatCTGATATACAACAAGCCACTAGGCCTAACACTATATCAAAGAATGGGATTCTAACTAGCAGCTCATTGAGGCATTACAGGGTCATAACAAACCTTAAGTCCTGGCATGCcaaaaagttccagttttcttcttgacaaAATCCTAGTTGTGCCAGATGCATGATATAAAACCAGGTGAcaacaatttgaaaagtaaaacactaacagttcagtggtggtggtgctcgaCTTTGCTGAGCactcactcaagagacagagtcaggttcatctctgtgagtttgggcccagcctggtctacagagttatgtccaggaaaggatccaaaactacatagtgaaaacatgtctcaatgaaaaaaagaaaagaaaagaaaaaagaaaagtagtacACTCTTTTATTAAGTTCTATACTGATCAAGCAATGATTTCCTTTAGTCGCTCAGTCAGGGATTAGGAACATTGTTGGGAGAGCCTGTAACAACCCGGATCCTAAGCCTTGGGAGATTCCttaaaggcataacatattgacaatagaacagagctccttccctaaaaccaggaatatgctttgaagagcaggcaatggtcttgaatcagggcctttgtggtggggttgcttcagattccaagaatccaactctttcaccaaatatggctatggttagctatccacagatcactgtgggcttagtcagtaatagtCTTGAGATATCCTGTTTCACCAtatgcagcatggtttgattagcctcctctctgagtctgtcctattgtatgatagtttctgctgacttcctaaacgattcccatttccttccattttgcccctagaagtattataaagctgctactcttcttaagatgcatagttgacatgagacataccttgtgcaagatctccccatcccagcttttatcttttctaccttatacttttcctctctttctcatcccttgtgatcttcacctcAGGATCCTGTCACCTAAGAAGGTCCTGCTCtttcacatcactggggtacttaagtaataattttggaaatgtctttactgtgtaagtttcccatctgtccaagggggtagacttgcagtcttctgtccctctTTAAGTTGTTCAGTGTGTGACCTAGAGCCTGAACCTAAATGTCACAAGattgatagaatatgtggaatgtggggggaaggtgaggggggcaggaggggggagaacaagggaatctgtggctgatatgtagaactgaattgtgtcgcaaaattaaaaaaaaaagaatatgtggaatgcaaactttaatcacagcaggataaaagcaagttagaataaaaaatgaaataccaaaggtgattttgttgttaGGTAGAACCTAAAtatgttgtcttttcaaagaatgttGAGGATATCAGGACTTTATGTGGCAAAAATCATGCAATGATTATACAAGGTAATCCCTACTCCTAGAAAGGAACTTCATACAAAACTTGCTGTACCTGTGGTCCAGCATGTCAGTGTGCacctgaattaagaagtcaaactttgcaggatcacccatcatctactggtcctggaaacaagaaagaatcaatatttaatgtCATGGATTCATAGTCTGgaggttcagttcagcattgttgcaggctTCTATGTttgagagtcagaaacccagtgaggagagTGGGAGATACCATTTCATggagttgtgaggatgaagcctggtgttgctggtttttgtctttaactctttactctttcgGGGGACTGCCACTCAGCcctcaaataaatcatacacagggaGGATTACTCTTTCTTATAAGTGCTTAGCCTCAGTTTGGCTTGtatctagccatcttttcctaaCTTATCTACCTtaggcctctgggcttttatctttctctattctgtatacctctctttacttttgattccatggtttgctgtgtagctgggtggctgacccctggtgtcctctgcttttcttgctccttccttttttcttttcagttttgtcctcccaagtgttttctctgcctgccagccctgcctaaacttttctgccaagctattggctgttcaactctttattagacaaattGGTATTTTagacaaagtatcacagcctcacagagatgaacatatgcaacataaaagaatacaacatatctttgcatctttaaaacaattgttccacagcatagacaaatataacacatcttaatattacacaacagcctggattgcattttgtgaccacatgatgttgggataTCTAAAGTATGAGACATCTCCCATGGAACCCTGTCTGAGATGAGGTAAAGAAATGTATGAGAAATTGCATGgatagggccatctgagcctgctGATATTGAATCCTCATGCAcctgagacagagatagagaatttgaagtctgtcctgctctacttcagtcttgcctttgcctaatcttcccttgctATGTATCCACTTctctattttagaatttgaatgGCATTCTGTGCAACTGTATgttggaaagttataatccattttcggaatttacaaatgtcaccatcaagagtctgtcttgagtgtcagaagagacttgAACATGTGAAACAGTGGAGGAGCTGtcgcagactatgaggatcattgaagtaactaaaagcattttcttcatagatgatcatgaacctataggtacctggtttagaacatcattgattgaatgaaaaacctctcagacacaatgatatatgggaacatgtgtctctccttggtgactttcttttgattgcttctttagTAGGAGAAGCCTTTTGGGAGCAAACTCCTCActaggtgtgtgatatgcatctctatagcctcaacagatttcctgttctttgtctatactaagttgtggttgaaactaatcagccagcttcctggtattgtcatgccttcaccattagagaatctatctcaaaatcacagaagatagagtagaagcaattgctattcagtgctaagggagtttgttaacctggtcttttaattatgttggttatttttgaataCAAGGTTTGTCAGTGTAGTGCTTCGTGGCCTGAAAGgagttctgtacaccaggctggcctggaactcagaaatccccctgattctggctcccaatTCCATGGATTAAAGTGGGtgaacattcctggctgttttgttcttatattattgggtgatgggcttgggatgtaggtttttgtacatgtcaagcttatgctgttgtactgagcttcactcatatcttgaattttaaaatttggcaccAGTTgtcattctatttctctatttagcatgtattcatgatattaatatTGATTGAGCCATGTGAATcattgcattgcaggtgcatgaacttcctctgcctgttacatttattttgaatttttaaatgaatatgagtattttatctgaatgcatggatatgcaTTATGTGGGTACCGggtcctcacagtgatcaaaagatggtctcagtaaccctgaacttggaataatggatagttGTGTTCCCTCATATAAGTACTGAcaattgagcccacctctatccaacaccagcaagagctttttactagctttccatctctcttgccatgtgttgattatttatgatcaacatttttatggctaatgctttcatgtttccttttataactatttaaaactattatagtaccttttagtaaattcatatttttgttatagtttgaattggGGCACTTCTTGACGActacagaactaaagtaaatgcataacacTTTGTAGGAACTACAGgaaaaacttcttagttctttctatctttctttttctactgatttttgcttgggagacagaatCTTAACATGTACTATTGGTTTGCCTAGACTTGATTGCATACAGtaggctgggattcaactcagactcctttctcttctgagtcctacagttaaaggcatgtgccaatacACCTAGtttatccatcttatttttcttctctacagttagtaattgttcatacaatttctctcatgtgtactctgtactgttaatctgtttaattgtctctatgtttgtcaataaacatttctcttgcaaggtgatattccattcaaagggtacagaaatgacagaagtgatcctcctattcagtttccttctaaagtgacTGGTTGACTACattataatttgtatgtcatgaagtaagtgtggggagcatcagaattatttgactctactctcaaagaagtatacatttacattgttgtcagtattatggtttctcttgtacacatgtatgggatattttagaattcagtgacctatgatgatgtgcatgtcgacttcacttgggaagaatggactttactggatccttcccagaagaatctctacaaagaggtgatgattgagacctacaggaacctcactattataggtaagacagtgtattttccttcacattttaaaataagaggtcAACTGTCCTTAGGTTTTGGATGCTGATCTGTCATTTGATTGAGAATTaatattaggtgaataaattagtcatattctaagattcactgaagatagtaacataaattttggacaattttaaggaaaataacatatattttctggtactatattttaggatacaattggaAAAACCGTAAAACTGAAGAGTATcctcaaagttctagaggagatgaaaggtaattttcttgtgctaattgatacaaatgtgcctctgaggaaattaaaatgtgtcctggaagttttaaacaaaagcaacagtgtaaataacacagattaaagtacatcaatgattattaaatttgcaaagcattcttttaaaaaaaagacaagggaacagtGACTTATCAGATATtaccatttgaatcatagcaccatggaAAATATGTTATAGAACTgacaattaattcattttatcctactcatattacaaaagtatacatagtgaagaggtgataattatatttttaatctttctaatAAGCACATAGTGAATAGTAAAGGTATTGTACTTtgtatacttgttgtgactgtgctaCTAACAGAGGGCGCAGTTAGAGTCAAAAGTCAAATGGCAGTTAATGTGAGGAAACCTTAATCCATATACCACAAGTCCATGAGTACAGAAAGTCAAATTGTGAATTGAATGGTATAAAACTTTTATTGGTTAAGCTTTCTTTACTAGATATGTCATATGTCTCTCTGGATACAAGTCATATGAGAATAGGGATATAGAAAGACATAACATTCTCGATTCTTAGAGGAATTAGAAGATATATAGCAGTCCTCATGCTTAATAtgcttgttgaatttgattcaagtatacaagtaattAGTTTTCCAGGTGTATTTTTGATGCATCAACAAAATCACTATGCAGAAAAGTTCTATCAGTAGTAGGActtgaaaaatattctttctgtccTAGTTCATTTAGTAAATGTACGATGACTCAcaatataggaaaatttattaatgcaacacagacattaaaactctgacattttccagttttcttcgaataaatgaataatcatatataaaaatattctgtatatgtgaaccaTGTAATATAAGATCTTACCATTACAAGTATCTTCACAGAAGGAAcgtgtgatgttgaacctgtcatggtgctgcactgccttagctgccaccacatgaTCTGCAGGGGCACTGGGATAACTGGTCCAAGAGTATTCTAAACtcaaatctccacaaaatgaggggaaaatacaaagaatacaaagaggagaggaactgacactaaaagtcttcaaaagatggttgaccatttaatccaagccacaagagtgagtttatctccaatgtggtaaataggcagcaattggagcacagaaactcacatgtcaggtgttccccttcttgagtttatacctcctataaggagagaaaaggaactttgaAGCGTAAAGTCTCACTTGTCTGAATGGGATCATTTTCTGCTTCCCCgatgcctgcaaaacattcagtttggagctctgaatggtggtgaaTCTAGAAAACATTCAGTTTATGAGAAGATCCTGAAACTTGAACTGAAGTGTGTCTAAGTCTAaggcaatcaggcatctacaaagagctgtggagttGTGAAGAATTTTTAGAGATAGACCTTTGGGTGAGaaagcccaaggttcaaatgccagaacaatgcttgaggtgtacctgaggacaagctggcatgaattgtactcaacaaTCACTCATCTGTGGGAGTGAGCTAACTCCATATGCCAGAAACTAtggttgcttataactccagttgcaagggctctgattccatcttctggtctctgcaggtactgcacacagacacaagcaggtaaacacacatatacataaaacaaagcttaaaaatgaaagatttatttatttattaggtatacagcatgtatgactgcaggccagaagagggcaccagatctcattacagatggttgtgagccaccatgtggttgctgggaattgaactcaggacctctaaaagagcagtcagtgctcttatcctctcagccatctctccagccctgcgtggtgcacacttttaattccagaacttgggaggcaaaagaaggcagagctctgtgagttcaaggccagcatggtctacagagtgagttctaggacagccagggctacacagagaaacttgttttgaaaaactaaaaaacgtaaaaaatgaaattcttgaaagccaggtggttgtagtggatgcctttaatcccagcacccaagaggcaatggcaggtgaatctctgagttcaaggccagcctggtctatagaatgagttccaggagggccactgaagcaacagaaaaaccaaaaataaaaaataaaattctgtacaGTGATATCACAGCCTTGAGATAGACAGCAGTCAGGGcctagttaaaatgaacttgttctggtcctgcatagaagcatttgtggtcttctgaaCCAGCTTACTTTTAGGCAGAAGAAGTCTTATTCTCAAGTTAGAATAGCTcagaatagctgttcatttgagaccactattcacagtatgaataggtgactttcccatgctggtttttatatttgtgttctatgtcctttgtgtgggaattgtggcattgatgcattctttaaatatatcttttaggTTATGcattatgttctatttctcttttaagtcatgcatcatgatatatttgtatttagatcatactgcatgatcaaaaagataattttgctctataaatctccatctgcctaagtggctaaacttgcattctcctggccCTATTTACATTGTTCAATGTGCTACCTCAGGCCAGACTTATGAGAGACTTAAGGATGACAGCACAAGtggcatgcaaaatctgtgccagactggcttctcttctgacaTTAACTACCACTTGATGCATGTcattatttaagatattcttgttcattaaacttttaggtgtgtggagaaatttatccctggggaggcatattctcttagagcagtacctccagccttgtagaaaaaaaaattctgagacaaactttcttatgTTGGCTCTGGCAGCCATGAGCACAATCaatttcactgtgttgtccttgtgattgaaccaactacaattttagattgaagaactcaattaccactgagattttaaattaaaaatttgggttatgtagtcaactgtccatttcagTAATAGGGaaaggatttttgtgtgcttggagACTAGAATAGAAAGAGTAATTTATTGTGTACTCTGCTGGGGCAAACAGGGTACGCAAACAGCTACAGAAGTCACTATTATGAAATACCACCTGATAGTGGCAGGATTGGTGATTTTGTAATTCCCCAGCATGTATTGATCCATGTCATGTGAGTGAAAGCAGCCTAGATTTTGGGTGGACAATTTGGGAAGGTTAGCTTGAGCCCACGagtattgaattttgaacaataaattatcctatgcagatattttcaatcctgcttgtCATGGTTATTTCCAAtagctgtagctgtgtgtgccaggtcacaggtctcagcagctaactttgcacatagggccatggtgatatgatatcttattaataccattccctctaccagagaatggtgttttatttttgaaagtcaaTAGAGCCCTGtgttttttcaattctatttatctttttaaaaagacaattatttgtttcactgttaaaatttgattt includes these proteins:
- the LOC131901521 gene encoding zinc finger protein 120-like — encoded protein: MFLHNFENSVTYDDVHVDFTWEEWTLLDPSQKNLYKEVMIETYRNLTIIGYNWKNRKTEEYPQSSRGDERSLRISILATWTPRVRIVETKVG